The Daucus carota subsp. sativus chromosome 7, DH1 v3.0, whole genome shotgun sequence genome window below encodes:
- the LOC108193339 gene encoding probable pyridoxal 5'-phosphate synthase subunit PDX1, translating to MAGTGVVAVYGNGAITETKQSPFSVKVGLAQMLRGGVIMDVVNAEQARVAEEAGACAVMALERVPADIRAQGGVARMSDPQLIKEIKQAVTIPVMAKARIGHFVEAQILEAIGVDYVDESEVLTLADDENHINKHNFRIPFVCGCRNLGEALRRIREGAAMIRTKGEAGTGNIIEAVRHVRSVMGDIRVLRNMDDDEVFTFAKKIAAPYDLVMQTKQLGRLPVVQFAAGGVATPADAALMMQMGCDGVFVGSGVFKSGDPVRRAKAIVQAVTHYSDPEMLAEISCGLGEAMVGLNLDKNVERYANRSE from the coding sequence ATGGCCGGCACGGGAGTAGTCGCCGTTTACGGGAACGGTGCCATCACCGAGACAAAGCAATCCCCTTTCTCCGTCAAGGTCGGTCTGGCTCAGATGCTCCGCGGCGGCGTCATCATGGACGTCGTCAACGCGGAGCAAGCGCGTGTGGCGGAAGAAGCCGGCGCGTGCGCCGTCATGGCTCTGGAGCGCGTCCCCGCCGACATCCGCGCCCAAGGCGGCGTCGCCAGGATGTCGGATCCGCAGCTGATTAAGGAGATAAAGCAGGCCGTGACGATTCCGGTGATGGCGAAAGCGAGGATTGGGCATTTCGTGGAGGCGCAGATATTAGAGGCGATTGGGGTTGATTATGTGGATGAGAGTGAGGTTCTGACCTTAGCTGATgatgaaaatcatataaataagcATAATTTTAGGATCCCTTTTGTCTGCGGGTGTCGAAATTTGGGGGAAGCCTTGAGGAGGATTCGAGAAGGTGCTGCGATGATTCGAACCAAGGGTGAAGCTGGCACTGGTAATATAATTGAGGCTGTTAGGCATGTGAGGTCTGTTATGGGTGATATCAGGGTTTTACGgaacatggatgatgatgaggtTTTCACTTTTGCCAAAAAAATTGCGGCGCCTTATGATTTGGTTATGCAGACTAAGCAATTGGGGAGGTTGCCTGTTGTTCAGTTTGCGGCGGGTGGCGTGGCGACTCCTGCTGATGCTGCGCTCATGATGCAAATGGGCTGTGATGGCGTTTTTGTTGGCTCGGGTGTGTTTAAGAGTGGGGATCCTGTTAGGAGAGCCAAGGCCATTGTGCAGGCGGTTACTCATTATAGTGATCCCGAGATGTTGGCGGAGATTAGCTGTGGATTGGGAGAGGCTATGGTGGGATTGAATTTGGATAAGAATGTCGAGAGGTATGCCAATCGGTCTGAATGA